A region from the Lolium perenne isolate Kyuss_39 chromosome 4, Kyuss_2.0, whole genome shotgun sequence genome encodes:
- the LOC139839109 gene encoding uncharacterized protein, producing MERFDSSGYGFNSSGSGSSNPFAGPFVAVIRDISIAERVPVKLSTTAANFFPWKTYFGMLFREYDLLDHVDGTIDLLAMPHDPEWLAIDATIIRWFYQTISNDIFRTVVRDGDSAHTVWAKITGLFTDNKIQRVTFLQQEFFGTQQNDLSLDEYALKLKSLSDELHDLEFPIDDKIMLSTLSAGLGEDLSNAASNLTLLTTPTFEQAVAYLRLEERRLKHLRARAAHTAFVAGFSRGAQTPAPLRLVPWVRRRVSRPANPVTRVSYYLDKLSCPSPDSGNYN from the exons ATGGAACGCTTCGACTCCTCCGGCTACGGTTTCAACTCCTCCGGCTCCGGCAGCAGCAACCCCTTCGCCGGCCCCTTCGTCGCAGTCATCCGCGACATTTCCATTGCCGAGCGCGTGCCGGTGAAGCTCTCCACCACCGCTGCCAACTTCTTCCCGTGGAAGACGTACTTCGGGATGCTCTTCCGCGAGTATGATCTCCTCGATCACGTCGACGGCACCATCGACCTCCTCGCCATGCCGCACGACCCCGAGTGGCTcgccatcgacgccaccatcatccgTTGGTTCTACCAGACCATCTCCAACGACATCTTTCGCACCGTCGTCCGCGACGGCGACTCCGCCCACACGGTCTGGGCAAAGATCACCGGCCTCTTCACCGACAACAAAATCCAGCGGGTCACCTTCCTCCAGCAGGAGTTCTTCGGCACCCAGCAGAACGACCTCTCTCTCGACGAGTACGCCCTCAAGCTGAAGAGTCTCTCTGACGAGCTCCATGACTTGGAGTTCCCGATCGATGACAAGATCATGCTCTCCACCCTGTCGGCGGGTCTCGGCGAGGATCTCAGCAacgccgcctccaacctcacGCTCCTCACCACGCCCACCTTCGAGCAGGCCGTGGCCTACCTGCGCCTCGAGGAGCGCCGCCTCAAGCATCTCCGGGCTCGGGCGGCCCACACCGCCTTTGTCGCTGGCTTCTCCCGTGGTGCCCAGACTCCCGCGCCCCTGCGCCTCGTCCCATGGGTCCGCCGCCGGGTTTCCAGGCCGGCCAATCCGGTCACCAG AGTATCTTACTACCTTGACAAGTTGTCATGTCCGAGTCCTGATAGCGGCAACTATAATTGA